Proteins encoded together in one Micromonospora kangleipakensis window:
- a CDS encoding cold-shock protein — MQGTVATYDASTRSGVLLLDDGTELAFPARAFDASGLRLLRLGQRVRIDVDATGTVIRVTLPTMA, encoded by the coding sequence ATGCAGGGCACGGTGGCCACCTACGACGCGTCGACCCGCAGCGGCGTGCTGCTCCTCGACGACGGCACCGAGCTGGCCTTCCCGGCCCGCGCCTTCGACGCCTCCGGCCTGCGCCTGCTCCGCCTCGGCCAGCGGGTGCGCATCGACGTCGATGCGACGGGCACGGTGATCCGGGTGACGTTGCCGACCATGGCCTGA
- the cofC gene encoding 2-phospho-L-lactate guanylyltransferase, with protein sequence MAEPTWTVVVPVKRLPAAKSRLRGALPAVPHEELALALAADTVRAVLASPAVVEVLVVTDDTRAAAELAAAGARIVPDTPDAGLNAAFRHGAAAAGRHARVAGLTADLPALRPAELTAALAAVPAGPPGVRRFVADAPGGGTVLLAAPAGVPLEPRFGVGSAAAHAASGALPLAGDWPSLRRDVDTADDLAAAARLGLGPRTAALLGADAAAAPA encoded by the coding sequence GTGGCTGAGCCGACCTGGACCGTGGTGGTGCCGGTGAAGCGTCTCCCGGCGGCGAAGAGCCGCCTGCGGGGCGCGCTGCCGGCCGTACCCCATGAGGAGTTGGCGCTGGCCCTGGCGGCCGACACGGTCCGCGCGGTGCTGGCCTCCCCGGCGGTGGTCGAGGTGCTGGTCGTGACCGACGACACCCGCGCGGCGGCGGAGCTGGCCGCGGCGGGCGCCCGGATCGTGCCGGACACGCCGGACGCCGGGCTGAACGCCGCCTTCCGGCACGGCGCCGCGGCCGCCGGCCGGCACGCCCGGGTGGCGGGCCTCACCGCCGACCTGCCGGCGCTGCGCCCGGCCGAGCTGACGGCGGCGCTCGCCGCGGTCCCGGCCGGCCCGCCGGGGGTACGCCGGTTCGTGGCCGACGCCCCGGGCGGCGGCACGGTGCTGCTCGCGGCCCCGGCGGGCGTGCCGCTGGAGCCCCGGTTCGGGGTGGGCTCGGCGGCCGCGCACGCGGCGAGCGGCGCGCTGCCGCTGGCCGGCGACTGGCCCAGCCTGCGCCGGGACGTGGACACCGCGGACGACCTGGCCGCCGCCGCCCGGCTCGGCCTCGGCCCGCGCACCGCGGCGCTCCTCGGGGCCGACGCCGCCGCGGCCCCGGCCTGA